The Synergistes jonesii sequence TTTTTGATCCGCAGCACGGCCGGGTGCTGGCCGGAGACGCAGACGTGCGTGAGATAGACAAGGATGAGCTGATGGAAACGGTATCTTTCGTCTTTCAGGACAGCCGGCTCATCAAAGCGACGGTTTTGGAAAATGTGCGCATGGGAAATCCCGGCGCCTCCCGCGACGAGGTGATGGGCGCGCTGGCGGCTGCACAATGTGCGGAGATCATCGAAAAACTTCCCTGCGGGATCGACAGCGTCGTCGGCGCGGACGGCGTATATCTTTCCGGAGGCGAACAGCAGAGGATAGCCATTGCCAGAGTGATGCTGAAAAATTCCCCCATCGTCGTCCTTGACGAAGCCACCTCCTTCGCCGACCCGGACAACGAAACGCGGGTGCAGGAGGCCTTCTCGGCGCTCTCAAAGGAAAAGAGCGTGATTCTAATCGCGCACCGGCTCTCTACAGTCGTTAACGCCGACCGGATATTCGTCATAAAGGAGGGCGGAATCTGCGAGAGCGGAAGTTTTTCGGAGCTGAAAAAACGAGGCGGGCTCTTCTGCAAGATGTGGGACGATTATCTTACTTCCGTAAAGTGGAAATTGGCTAAGGAAGCTTGAGCGTCGTGATGATGATGAAAATCCAGAAAACTTTCGCGCTCTCGGAGCAGGGGGCTAATGATCTGATAAAGGGCTGCGCCGCCTGCGCCCTTCATAACGTAGCGCTGATATTCCCCGTATGGCTGCTCTATGCTCTGGTGAAAGACCTTATGGGCGGAGGGGGCGAAGCCGGCAGAGCGGCCTTCTATTCCGCCGCATGCCTGGCCTGCGTCGCGTTCATCCTGGCCACGTACCGCTTCCAGTATAACGCCACCTTTCTCGCCACCTACGTGGAAAGCGGCGTACGCCGCATAGCCGTCGCCGAAAGGCTACGTAAGATACCCCTCGCCTTTTTTGGCAAGAGGGACCTCGCTGACCTTACCAGCGTCATCATGGCCGACTGCACCTCTCTGGAGGAAGCCTTCTCCCACTTCATCCCCGAGCTCTTAGGCGCGATAGCCTCCACTCTGCTGGTCGGCGCAGGCCTCTTGACCGTCGACTGGCGTATGGCGCTGGCGGCGCTGTGGGTGGCGCCGGCGGCCTTCGCCGTAGTAGGCTTTTCCGCAAAGGTGCAGAAGAGGCTGAACGAACGTCAGATGTCTGCGAAGATGGCCTGCGCCGACGGCATTCAGGAGTGCATCGAAGCGGCGCGCGACCTTAAGGCCAATAACTCGGAGGTTGCCTACCTCGAAGGGCTCGATAAAAAAATCAAGGAGGTCGAGAGCCGCGCCGTAATCTCGGAATTCGGCACGGCGGCCTTTGTCGTCTCCGCTTCGCTGATACTCAAACTGGGCATCGCCACCACCGCCCTTGTGGGGGCGCTCCTGCTCGTGGACGGACGGCTCGACCTCTTGACCTTCTTCATGTTCCTGCTGGTCGCCTCAAGGATATACGACCCGCTGCAGGGCGCCCTGCAAAATCTCGCCGTCATCGTCGCCGTGCGCACCAACATCGCGAGGATGAACGAGATACTTTACCATCCCGTGCAGAGCGGCGAAAGCGGGCTTACAAACAAAGGCTGCGACATCGTCTTCGACCGCGTCGGTTTCGCCTATGACGGAGGAAGGACGGTGCTCGAAGATATTTCTTTCACGGCGAGGCAGGGGGAGGTAACGGCCCTCGTAGGCCCCTCGGGCGGCGGCAAGACAACGGTGTCGCGCCTCGCGGCGCGCTTCTGGGACGTCGACAGAGGAAAGATATCCGTCGGCGGCATGGATATTTCGCAGGCGGATCCGGAGGAGCTGCTGTCGCTCTACGCGATCGTCTTTCAGGAGGTGACCCTCTTCGACAACACCGTCATGGAAAACATCCGCGTCGGCAGAAAAGACGCGTCGGACGAGGAGGTGCTCGCGGCCGGCAGGCTCGCCAACTGCGAGCGGTTCGTCGAGCGGCTTCCGCAGGGCTGGCAGAGCCGGATCGGCGAAAACGGCTGCGCGCTCTCCGGCGGCGAACGTCAGCGGATTTCCATCGCGCGGGCCTTTTTGAAGGACGCGCCTATCATACTGCTGGACGAGGCGACGGCCTCCCTCGACGTAGAGAACGAAACGCAGATCCAAGGCGCGCTTTCGCGGCTGATCAAGGACAAGACAGTGTTGGTGATCGCCCATCGCATGCGGACCGTGGCGGGGGCCGACAAGATCGTCGTCTTGGCGGAGGGGCGCGTAGCCGAGCAGGGCAGCCCCGCGGAGCTGATAAAGGCCCGCGGCCTCTATTGGCGGATGACGTCGCTTCAGAGTAGAGGGGGGAGATGGTCTCTGCGGAGCGCGTAAACGGAGCGGAGCCGGCTCCGCAGCTAAGCGCGCCCTCCGAGCATGGAGAAGGCGCACGAGTGGCGCCGAAGGCAAAAAAGTCGGCCCGCGCGCCCTTACCCAAAAGCTTTAATAACTGCCATTATGAAGCTGTATATGCCGTCTCCGGCAATAAGTCCGGATTCCCGAAGCTCCATGCTTTTGCTCCCCCAGATCGCCCTGTACACGACGGCGGCTACGACGCCAAGCCCGTACATGGGGCTGTTGATCAACAACCCCGTCGCCAGCAGCACGCCGACCGTCTTTTTTATTCCAAAGACAAGCTGTATCAGCGCGCCAAAGGCTCCCCATTTTATGAGCTGTCCGAGGATTTCCGGGTTTCGGCCGGCTTCGATCGCAGCGGCAAAAACCTTCGACACTGGAGCGAACGTACCAAGCTTGAAATATACGGAAACAAAGCAGGCTACCACGGCAAAACCGATCAGCGCGCCGATCATTTCCGCTATGAGCTGCTGCCTACGCCCGTCAAGCTCGTAAGCCAGGTTTCCGCTCTTTCCTCTCAGTATCCATCCCGTCTTCAAGTCGTACCCCATATCGGCAAAACACGGGCCGGTACAGGCAACATATCCCGTAAGGATGACTAGGGGCATTGTGGGAAACCCCATAAGCAGACCAAGAGAGAGGAATATAGTGGTGATGGCGAAGGCAGGGAACCATCCCGAGCGCATGGCGCAGATCCCGACAAGCATGGGAGAGATAACCGACGAAAGCGTCACCCAGAGGACCCAGATAATAATCTTAGCCGGGTCCATCTGCGCCATCATACCGGTTACCGCGGCAAGTACCGTCGCCGCAAGCGCGTTCAGGACAAGCGACGTACAGATCGCTTTCTGTACGCCGCGGTTCGAAACCGTGTAACTGTAAACCATGCCGTCCTCTTCCACCGTGTCGGAAGTATCTTTACCGCTCTTGTAAAGCATATTGCCCACTTGCAGCAGAGACATAAGCCCTGCGCCGACCATCACGCCCTGGGGGATGTAGGTCGCTCCTATATTAAAACCAAAAAACACCGGCGCATATGCGCGTATTAGCAGGCCGACGGCAAGGGCCGACATTGACCATATATTGGCAAGGAAAACTATGCCGATTCCCGCCATGGGCAGGCCGAACGATGCCCCGCCCGGGATTCCTATCCAAGCTGAGGGAATCCTTATCATATTGCCGACCGCGCCAGCCGCGATCCCCTGCAAAAGCCTCCGAATCTTCTCTCCACCCCTGTCTCCCGCCTCTATCGTCTCAGCTGTGGCGACGCCCGGGGGCCACGACGCCGAGGCCGGGTAGACCTTCGAATCGTATAGTTTATAAACAAAATAGATGCTGATAGCGGTAGCGGCGAAGGCGCCGACAAACATCGCCGGAATATACGGGCGCGCCCCCTTCACATAATAGATGATGCCGAGCGCGAGTATGCCGCAGTTTGACGCCGCGAAAGCCGCTCCGGAGCACATCGTCTGTACGAGGTTTTGTCTGTCCACGGAACGGAACTTGTCCATGCAGGAAAACGGTATCCTCGCAAGGGACATTGCGATTATCGCGCCCAAAATCGAAGTATTGGCGCCGAAGCCTGTTTTGACCAGCACCTGCATAGAAATTATAGCGGAGACTGCGGATACGAGGACGCTCAATAAAAAAGTCGCAGGCTCCGCAGTTTTTACATGAGTGATGCTCTTTGCCGTCTTCCGTTCCATTTACTACGCCTCCTTTGCAGCGGTAATGGGAAAAGCCGGCCCTTTGCAGACCGGCCGCACATGCTCTAATATCCCGCGATTCCGAGTTTACGGCAGTATTCCCTTATCTCCGGATGCCGATAGACGCCCTCCTCTTCAAATATTTTCCCGTCAAGAATGATCGTGGGATTTAAAACTATGCCGTCGGTATGTCCGGCCGCAGCCCACTCCTTGCCGAGAATGGACTTTCCCTGGCTCCCGACGCCAAATTCTATACAGCCGAAGACGCGCTCGTCCTCCACTATACGACCGGTCACCGCTCTGACACCCGGATTGAAACCGAGCGAATAATGCGCCAGCCTATACATATTTTCAGGGTCATTCAGCCCCTCCATCCACTGACTGAACACTCTCGCTTCGCGGCCACCGCGAATTTCGCTGACGCGTCCCTCGCGGAGAGTCATCGCAACCGGCTCGCTGAGCTTTCCGAGGCTCATAGGAGGAAAGAGCGCTCCGTCAAAAACGAGAGTACCCTCAATAGTTTCTTCTATCGGACACCAAGAGACTTGCCCTGCGAGCATAATGGGATAACCCTTTTCCGTCGCAAGCTTTCCTGAAAGCCGGACCCTACGTCCGCGATTGTACCCTTTAAGATCGGTACCCGCTTGGCTTTTCACAATTACCTCGTCGCTCTGCTGTATTATCCGCTGGATAGCGCCGCCCATTTCAACGACGAGAGGATAATCGATATTGCCGATAGTCCTTACCATCATCATAGCGTCCATGCCTGTAAGGTTTATATATCGCACACCTGCGGCAAGCGCCGCCCGGAAACAATTCGAATGCATGATCGAGGAATAGGTGAATTCGATCCAAACATCGCAGTGTTCGACCGCCGCCGCGATCGGCGCATAAGGTTCAAGGCAGGTCTCCGGCGCGGTAGGATAATATATGACCGCCGGATGACCGCCTATCGTGAAGACGGCGTTGGCTGTTACCTCCACGACCCTGCGGTCGGTACACGAGTCGCCGGTAATCACGACGCTTTCCCCGGGTTTGACCAACATAACGTCGCGCGCCAGCGTCATTGCCCCCTTAGCAAGTTCAAAACTCATATATTCGTCACGCGGTTCCATTCCGATTGTGAACATGGACATCCTCCTTCAGCGATGGATATGATATTAAGAGATTTTTATTGCATAAAGTTTATATCTTTTATTATTTAAAGTCATCGTTTATAAAGACAAATAATATTTCTAAATTTTACAATAAAAGATAAGTGCCCTTCGAGGGTTGATGTTTTTTATAAGAAAATGAAAAATATAGCCGTCTATTTTATATAAAACGACACATATCATTGTAATTTATAATTTTTACTATTAATTAACGCAATCTTCCTTGTACGTTATATAATATATTGCTGTAAGTGATTATAATTTTGCATAACTCAGATGTGATAAAAGATGATAAGAGTACGTCCAACGGTAAAACAGATGATCGAACAGGGCGGTTTTTCCGACTTCCGCGTTTTAGCCGGCGAAGCGGGCTTGGCAAAAAGAGAGGTAAAAACCGTGTGCGTCGTCGACGTGCCGGATATCGAGGGATGGATATTCGGCGGCGAATTTTTGCTAACGTCGGGCTATATCTTCAAAGACGATCCAGAGATGCTAATTCAGCTGATAGAGACCGCCGACAGGTACAATGCGGCAGCGCTCGGAGTAAAGGTGGAAAGATACATGGACCGGATGCCGCAAAACGTACTGCGGACGGCCGACAGGTTATCGTTCCCGCTGATAAGCATCCCCAGCCATTACGCACATACGGAGATAATAAACCCGGTGCTTATCACAATGTCGGAGCAGACGATTGAAATGGCGAACCTATCCGATAAGATTCACATGGAATTTTTTAACCTGCTGCTTTCGGACGGCTCAATCGATTCCATACTGTCGCTCATAAACAAATATATATCCCGAGAGCTGCTCTTCGTAGACGCGGCGACGGGAGAACGATACGCTCATACCACGTCGATGGAATTTAGCCAGCTGATCGACGACGTTCCCTTGCCCTCACTGATCGGACATTTCAGCCACGAAGAGATCGTCCTATGCGAGAAAATCCGCGGATATCTCTTCATGGACAGACAGATAAGCGGCGCCGTTCCCAAGATCGTCCTGAACCATGCGAAGGAGGCTTTGCTGCTTTCGCTAAAATGGAAACAAGAAAGATGGAAGTTGTTAAACGAAAGAGAGATTCATTTCGTTCAGGACATTCTCTATAAACGTTTCCGCCAAAAGTCGGAGGTCATGAGCCGCGGGCGCACGCTCGGCTGGAACACCGAGGGAGAAAAGGCCGTGGCGCTTGTAGGCATAAGCGCCGGCCGTTCCATGCAGCGTCCGCTTCACGAACCATATGCGCGCGCATTCAAAAAGATCCATTCCTTTATGAACGATATTCAAAAAGATATTCCCTATGCCATCCTTGAAAACGAAATGGCCTTTATTATGCACGCCCCTAAGGACGACTGGCTTCAAATAAAAAGGAAGATGACAAGTGCCTTTCGTGTCGCCGTGCGCAACATAAAGGCGCAGAGCGGACTTCAACTGATAATGGGGGTAGGTTCCCCTGTGGAAAATATCGTTTATTGCAACAAAAGCTTCCGCGAGGCCTCCAAGGCGCTGGTGCTGGCGCGGCAGAGGGAAGAGGCTAATGATCCGGTTTATTGGGAGGAAATGGGAGCTTACAAATTCCTCGCACCGATTCAAAATTCCAGGGAATCGCAGGAATTCGTCGACGAATATCTGGGAAAGCTTGTGGAGCTTGACGACGATGAAGACGACAAAGATTCTCTTTTGGGCACGCTTTTCTGTATCATAAACAACAACTGGCACCTGAAAGCGGCGGCGGCACAGATGGGGCTGCATTATAACACTATGAAATACAGGTGTAGAAAAATAGGCGAAATAATCGGTATGGATATGGACTCCCCTTCCGTCAGAATAAATCTTTCGTTCGCAATGGAGCTATATAAATTAAACAAAATCGGGAAGGAGCACGCAAAATGGGAAGAGTGAACAAAATGATACATGAAACAGTGGAGAGAAATTTTGACGAACAATTGCGCCGAACCAGAGAGATGATCCGTATAAAAAGCCTCCTCTGCGAAGAAAAGGCGACGGGAGATGATCCGTTGGGTCCAGACCTTTCCGCCGCGCTTGACACTTTTTTGTCGATAGCTCAGGAAATGGGTTTTAAAACAAAAAATATGGGCGGCTACGTCGGCTACGTAGAAATGGGAGTCGCAGACGCTCCGCTCATAGGCATACTGGCGCATCTCGACGTTGTCCCGGAGGGCGCTGCGGAACATTGGAAATACCCGCCTTACGCGGCGGTTATAGCGGACGATTGTCTTTACGGCAGAGGGGCGGTAGACGACAAGGGACCTGCAGTTGCAGCGCTTTTCGCCATGGCGGCGCTGCGCGGCTCAATGCCGCTGCACCGTAGATTCAGGCTAATTCTGGGGCTTGACGAAGAGAACGACTCCCGCTGCATAAAATACTACAAAGAGCACGAAGAGATACCAAGATACAGTTTCTCGCCCGACGCCTCCTTCCCTGCGGTCAATGCGGAAAAGGGTATTTTACGGGTCGTCGTGACAATAAAAGGGGAGCGGCGCGCCGCAGCGAGCGGGGGAGCCGAGCTGCTGTCGCTTCAAGGCGGAGACAAATTCAATGTCGTACCGGACAGCGCAAAGGCCGAGATATTGGACGACGGCGAGCTGATAGCGCTGCGAACCTCGGGCAGGGCTGCGCACGCGATGGAACCATATAAGGGCGACAACGCCGTACAGAAAATGCTACGAAAGCTTTTAACCGTGCCTTTACGCAAAGAGGACCATAAATTGATAGAGACGGCGGCGGCCATCGCGGGAGATGACTGGTCGGGAAGCTCTCTCTCCGTAAAATGCTCGGATGACATATCAGGAGAGCTGACTTGCAACTGCGCCGCAGCTGAGGGCAGGGTAAAGGACGGCGCTGCAGAGATACTCCTGAAATTCGACATCAGATACCCCGTTACCGTCCTTGCCGATAAAATAATCTCAAATATAGAAGCGACGGCGGCACGCTTCGGGGCTTCAATGAAAACAGCGACTCATAAGCCCCCTCTTTATGTGCCTGCGGAAAGCCACCTCGTTCAAACCTTACTGTATGCATACGAAGAAGTCACGGGCGAACGTCCCGAGCCGATCAGCATGGGCGGAGGCACTTACTGTCGATTCTTACCGAATTCCGTTTCGTTCGGTCCGGTGTTCCCCGACGAAGAAGAGGTCGCGCATCGTCCGAACGAGAGAATCTCATTAGATAATCTTCGCAAATGTACACATATATATGCCGAAGCGCTGATGAAACTTAACAAAGCGGAGTAGGAAGCGGAAACAACGGCGCCCACATCTGCTTAAAGGCACGGCAAAAAGACGCCGGTCCGCTTCAGTCTTCGAAATAGTCCTCGCAGCCGCAGAATTTTCCTTCTTTGAAAAATATCCTCGGTACTCTTTTGCTTATGCCGCAGGTTATTTCGTAGTTTATCGTCCCGGCGAGCCTCGCTATCTCGTCGGCGGTGATTTTTTCTCCGCCGCTTTCGCCGATCAGCGTCGCTTCGTCGCCGTCTTCGACGCCTTCTATGTCGGTGACGTCGGCCATCAGCTGATCCATGCAGATATTTCCGGCGATCGGCGCTTTTTTGCCTCTTATGACGACGCTGCCTTTGTTCGAAAGGGCGCGCGGATAGCCGTCCGCATAGCCGACGGGGATCGTCGCGAGCGTCGTCGGACGCGTCGTCACAAAGGTACCGCCGTAGCCGACGGGCGTCGACGGCGCTATCTTTTTGACGTATACCACGCGGCTCTTCAGCTGCAGCGCCGGGCGCAGATCGAGCTCCATGTCGTTGAGCTGATTAGAAGGGAACATGCCGTATAGCGCGACGCCGGCGCGCGCTGCGCTGAAACCATGGTATCCGCAGTCCATTATCGCAGCGCTGTTCTCGCAGTGCGTCAGCGGAAATTTTATGCCGCGGGCCGCCAGTTTCTCTATCATTTCGCGGAAGAGCGCGACCTGCCTGTCGCTCGGCGCTTTGTCGCGCTCGTCGGCTCTCGCCAAGTGCGTGAATATCCCCTCGAGGCGGACGTTAGGCAGGCGGCTTATTTTTTCTATTTCGTCGACGGACGCGTCGTTCGGCTCAAAGCCGATTCTTCTCATGCCGGTGTCGATTTTTATATGCATTTCGGCGGTGAGGCCTATTTCCGACGCGACGCGCGAGGCTTTTTCCGCGAATTTTCTTTCGTAGACGGTCAAGCGTATTTTATTTTTAACGGCGTCGGCGATTCTGTAGGATGGCATGAAGCCGAGCGTGTAGATCGGCTTTCCCGTTCCTTTCTTCCGCAGCTGCAGCGCCTCTTCTACGGTCGCCACCGCGTAGGCGTCGGCGACGCCGGCGAGCGCGGCCGAGACTTGAGGCGCCCCGTGTCCGTAGGCGTCGGCCTTCACGACGGCGACGAATTTTTCGCCGGCGGGCATCATGCGTCGCAGCAGCTCCGCGTTGTGCACGATTTCGTCCAAATTTATTTCCGCGTATACGCGGCAGCATTTTTCTTTTGCTTCAATTTCTTTCATTACGCACCAGCTCAAATGATTCTTTTTCCGCGGGGCGCCCCGCGCTCCTCTTGATTATACCGCGCCCGCGTCTATTTGTTTTTCAGATATTCTTCGGCGTCCTTTCTCGCTTCTTCGGCGAGCGAAAAATCTTTTCTGAGGTCGGCTATTTTGAAGTTCGCGAGCCCGTGCTGCGCCAAGCCGGCGAGCTCGCCTTCACCGCGCTGTTCGAGGTCGGCCCTCGCTATCGCGAATCCGTCGTCGGTCGCGGCGAAGGCTCTGAGGCGTTCCGTCTCGCCTCCGCTCCCGGCGATGAGCACGCAGACGCCGCGGCGCGCGCCGCGGCCGACGCGTCCGCGCAGCTGATGCAGCTGCGAGAGGCCGTAGCGCTCGGGGGATTCTATCACGATGACCGTGGCCTCGGGCACGTCGACTCCGACTTCGAGGACCGTCGTTCCGACGAGCAGCTGCGATTTTCCGTCGCGGAAGGAGGCTATCGCCGCGTCTTTCTGTTCCGCGCCCATGCGGCCGTGTATCAGCGAGATTTTTATCGGCGGAAGTTTTTTCTTCAGCCATTCGAAGCGCTGTCCCGCGGCCGGGAGCGTAGAGCCTTCATCTTCCTCGACGCGCGGACATATCCAGTAGACGCGCCCGCCGTGCGCTATTTCTTCGGCGATGAAGCGCAGCAGCTTCGGCAGCGCCGCGACGTCTATCACACGCGTTGCCGGAGGCACACGCCCCGCCGGCTTTTCGTCTATCACGGATATGTCCATGTCGCCGCAGAGGGTCTGCGCCATCGTGCGCGGTATCGGCGTCGCGCTCATCATCAGCAGGTGCGGCCTCCCGCCGTCTTTCAGCAGGCACGCGCGCTGCCTGACGCCGAAGCGCTGTTGTTCGTCTATTATCACGGCTCCGAGGTTTTTGAAGTGCAGTTCGTCGGAGAGCAGCGCCTGGGTGCCGGTGACGACGTCGATCGAACCGTCGAGCGCTCCCGCTAAAGTTTCGCGCCGCACGCGAGCCGGCATTTTGGATTTCAGCATCGCGCAGACGACGCCGGCAGGAGCCAAGTATTTCAGCGCCTGGGCGTGCAGCTGCTCGACGAGCGTTTCCGTGGGGGCCATCAGCGCGCACTGCGCGCCGCCGTCGCAGACGCAGGCCGCGAAGGCCGCCGCGACGAGCGTTTTGCCGGAGCCTACGTCGCCCTGCAGCAGGCGCGATATCGGAGCGCCGGAGGCACCGTCGTTTATTATCTCGTCGAGGGCTTTCTTTTGCGACGAGGTGAGAGAAAAGGGAAGGGAGGAGACGAACGCGTCGAAGCGAGCGCCTTTGACGAGCGGGAACGAGCGGCAGCACTCGCGCTCTCTGCGCCGTTCCGCGAGCAGCAGATGGAGCTTGAAAAGTTCTTCGTAGGCGAGGCGCCTGCGCGCCTCTTTCCAGCTTTCCGGCGACTGCGGGAAGTGCATCTCGCGCAGCGCGTCGGCGGCGGAGAGCAGTCCGTTTTTACGGGCGACGCTCTGCGGCAGCTCTTCGGGCATGAAGGGAAGGTATTCTTCGACCGCTCGCTTCGCGGCGGAGCGCAGCGTTTTCTGCGTTATTCCTTCGACGGCCGGATAGATCGGTATTATGCCGCAGAAGGAGCTTTCCTCTTGTTCGTCCCGCCCGCGGCATATTGTGAATTCCGGCTCGGTCATTTCGAATACGTCGCCGTGCAGCAGCGGCGTGCCGTAGAGCAGCAGCGCCGCGCCGTCCGCAAGGGTCTTTTCCAGCCGGCGGCGGTTGAACCAGGCGGCGCGCAGCTCTCCGGTGCCGTCCGATAGGAGGCAGGTCGTTATGCGCCGCCCTCCCGAGAGCATCTTCGTCTCCGCGCAGCGCACCGAGGCGCGGACGACGGCCGGGAAGCCCGGCACGAGGGCTGAGATATTTTTCTTGCCGCGCCTGT is a genomic window containing:
- a CDS encoding ABC transporter ATP-binding protein; this encodes MMMKIQKTFALSEQGANDLIKGCAACALHNVALIFPVWLLYALVKDLMGGGGEAGRAAFYSAACLACVAFILATYRFQYNATFLATYVESGVRRIAVAERLRKIPLAFFGKRDLADLTSVIMADCTSLEEAFSHFIPELLGAIASTLLVGAGLLTVDWRMALAALWVAPAAFAVVGFSAKVQKRLNERQMSAKMACADGIQECIEAARDLKANNSEVAYLEGLDKKIKEVESRAVISEFGTAAFVVSASLILKLGIATTALVGALLLVDGRLDLLTFFMFLLVASRIYDPLQGALQNLAVIVAVRTNIARMNEILYHPVQSGESGLTNKGCDIVFDRVGFAYDGGRTVLEDISFTARQGEVTALVGPSGGGKTTVSRLAARFWDVDRGKISVGGMDISQADPEELLSLYAIVFQEVTLFDNTVMENIRVGRKDASDEEVLAAGRLANCERFVERLPQGWQSRIGENGCALSGGERQRISIARAFLKDAPIILLDEATASLDVENETQIQGALSRLIKDKTVLVIAHRMRTVAGADKIVVLAEGRVAEQGSPAELIKARGLYWRMTSLQSRGGRWSLRSA
- a CDS encoding OPT/YSL family transporter, coding for MERKTAKSITHVKTAEPATFLLSVLVSAVSAIISMQVLVKTGFGANTSILGAIIAMSLARIPFSCMDKFRSVDRQNLVQTMCSGAAFAASNCGILALGIIYYVKGARPYIPAMFVGAFAATAISIYFVYKLYDSKVYPASASWPPGVATAETIEAGDRGGEKIRRLLQGIAAGAVGNMIRIPSAWIGIPGGASFGLPMAGIGIVFLANIWSMSALAVGLLIRAYAPVFFGFNIGATYIPQGVMVGAGLMSLLQVGNMLYKSGKDTSDTVEEDGMVYSYTVSNRGVQKAICTSLVLNALAATVLAAVTGMMAQMDPAKIIIWVLWVTLSSVISPMLVGICAMRSGWFPAFAITTIFLSLGLLMGFPTMPLVILTGYVACTGPCFADMGYDLKTGWILRGKSGNLAYELDGRRQQLIAEMIGALIGFAVVACFVSVYFKLGTFAPVSKVFAAAIEAGRNPEILGQLIKWGAFGALIQLVFGIKKTVGVLLATGLLINSPMYGLGVVAAVVYRAIWGSKSMELRESGLIAGDGIYSFIMAVIKAFG
- a CDS encoding M29 family metallopeptidase; the protein is MFTIGMEPRDEYMSFELAKGAMTLARDVMLVKPGESVVITGDSCTDRRVVEVTANAVFTIGGHPAVIYYPTAPETCLEPYAPIAAAVEHCDVWIEFTYSSIMHSNCFRAALAAGVRYINLTGMDAMMMVRTIGNIDYPLVVEMGGAIQRIIQQSDEVIVKSQAGTDLKGYNRGRRVRLSGKLATEKGYPIMLAGQVSWCPIEETIEGTLVFDGALFPPMSLGKLSEPVAMTLREGRVSEIRGGREARVFSQWMEGLNDPENMYRLAHYSLGFNPGVRAVTGRIVEDERVFGCIEFGVGSQGKSILGKEWAAAGHTDGIVLNPTIILDGKIFEEEGVYRHPEIREYCRKLGIAGY
- a CDS encoding PucR family transcriptional regulator — its product is MIRVRPTVKQMIEQGGFSDFRVLAGEAGLAKREVKTVCVVDVPDIEGWIFGGEFLLTSGYIFKDDPEMLIQLIETADRYNAAALGVKVERYMDRMPQNVLRTADRLSFPLISIPSHYAHTEIINPVLITMSEQTIEMANLSDKIHMEFFNLLLSDGSIDSILSLINKYISRELLFVDAATGERYAHTTSMEFSQLIDDVPLPSLIGHFSHEEIVLCEKIRGYLFMDRQISGAVPKIVLNHAKEALLLSLKWKQERWKLLNEREIHFVQDILYKRFRQKSEVMSRGRTLGWNTEGEKAVALVGISAGRSMQRPLHEPYARAFKKIHSFMNDIQKDIPYAILENEMAFIMHAPKDDWLQIKRKMTSAFRVAVRNIKAQSGLQLIMGVGSPVENIVYCNKSFREASKALVLARQREEANDPVYWEEMGAYKFLAPIQNSRESQEFVDEYLGKLVELDDDEDDKDSLLGTLFCIINNNWHLKAAAAQMGLHYNTMKYRCRKIGEIIGMDMDSPSVRINLSFAMELYKLNKIGKEHAKWEE
- a CDS encoding Sapep family Mn(2+)-dependent dipeptidase, coding for MGRVNKMIHETVERNFDEQLRRTREMIRIKSLLCEEKATGDDPLGPDLSAALDTFLSIAQEMGFKTKNMGGYVGYVEMGVADAPLIGILAHLDVVPEGAAEHWKYPPYAAVIADDCLYGRGAVDDKGPAVAALFAMAALRGSMPLHRRFRLILGLDEENDSRCIKYYKEHEEIPRYSFSPDASFPAVNAEKGILRVVVTIKGERRAAASGGAELLSLQGGDKFNVVPDSAKAEILDDGELIALRTSGRAAHAMEPYKGDNAVQKMLRKLLTVPLRKEDHKLIETAAAIAGDDWSGSSLSVKCSDDISGELTCNCAAAEGRVKDGAAEILLKFDIRYPVTVLADKIISNIEATAARFGASMKTATHKPPLYVPAESHLVQTLLYAYEEVTGERPEPISMGGGTYCRFLPNSVSFGPVFPDEEEVAHRPNERISLDNLRKCTHIYAEALMKLNKAE
- the alr gene encoding alanine racemase, whose product is MKEIEAKEKCCRVYAEINLDEIVHNAELLRRMMPAGEKFVAVVKADAYGHGAPQVSAALAGVADAYAVATVEEALQLRKKGTGKPIYTLGFMPSYRIADAVKNKIRLTVYERKFAEKASRVASEIGLTAEMHIKIDTGMRRIGFEPNDASVDEIEKISRLPNVRLEGIFTHLARADERDKAPSDRQVALFREMIEKLAARGIKFPLTHCENSAAIMDCGYHGFSAARAGVALYGMFPSNQLNDMELDLRPALQLKSRVVYVKKIAPSTPVGYGGTFVTTRPTTLATIPVGYADGYPRALSNKGSVVIRGKKAPIAGNICMDQLMADVTDIEGVEDGDEATLIGESGGEKITADEIARLAGTINYEITCGISKRVPRIFFKEGKFCGCEDYFED
- the recG gene encoding ATP-dependent DNA helicase RecG, which gives rise to MANRTENKAGASGKARQDKIDSPISELKGIGPRRRALFEKLGVRSVRDLLFLLPRRYEDRRGKKNISALVPGFPAVVRASVRCAETKMLSGGRRITTCLLSDGTGELRAAWFNRRRLEKTLADGAALLLYGTPLLHGDVFEMTEPEFTICRGRDEQEESSFCGIIPIYPAVEGITQKTLRSAAKRAVEEYLPFMPEELPQSVARKNGLLSAADALREMHFPQSPESWKEARRRLAYEELFKLHLLLAERRRERECCRSFPLVKGARFDAFVSSLPFSLTSSQKKALDEIINDGASGAPISRLLQGDVGSGKTLVAAAFAACVCDGGAQCALMAPTETLVEQLHAQALKYLAPAGVVCAMLKSKMPARVRRETLAGALDGSIDVVTGTQALLSDELHFKNLGAVIIDEQQRFGVRQRACLLKDGGRPHLLMMSATPIPRTMAQTLCGDMDISVIDEKPAGRVPPATRVIDVAALPKLLRFIAEEIAHGGRVYWICPRVEEDEGSTLPAAGQRFEWLKKKLPPIKISLIHGRMGAEQKDAAIASFRDGKSQLLVGTTVLEVGVDVPEATVIVIESPERYGLSQLHQLRGRVGRGARRGVCVLIAGSGGETERLRAFAATDDGFAIARADLEQRGEGELAGLAQHGLANFKIADLRKDFSLAEEARKDAEEYLKNK